The Beijerinckiaceae bacterium genome has a window encoding:
- a CDS encoding transcriptional regulator MntR, with the protein MRLKKLDLAAPVELPAEATQALRFEKARSAQATAVLEDYVELIDDLLASGGEARPTDIARRLGVTHATAIKTISRLKREGLATSRLYRGVFLTEEGHGLADRVRARHRLVVELLRAVGVPEQCAELDAEGIEHHVSDVALAAFARFLKRPAGQP; encoded by the coding sequence ATGCGCTTAAAAAAATTGGACCTGGCGGCACCGGTCGAGTTGCCGGCGGAAGCAACCCAGGCACTACGTTTTGAAAAGGCCCGCTCCGCTCAAGCGACGGCGGTCCTGGAGGATTACGTCGAGCTGATCGACGATCTCTTGGCGAGCGGCGGCGAGGCCCGCCCGACGGACATCGCGCGTCGTCTCGGCGTGACGCATGCCACCGCAATCAAAACCATTTCCCGCCTCAAGCGGGAAGGCCTCGCCACCTCTCGACTCTATAGAGGCGTTTTCCTGACAGAGGAGGGGCACGGGCTTGCCGACCGTGTCCGCGCCCGCCATCGCCTGGTCGTCGAGCTGCTGCGGGCGGTGGGCGTTCCGGAGCAATGCGCCGAGCTCGACGCCGAGGGAATTGAGCACCATGTTTCCGACGTCGCGCTGGCGGCTTTTGCGCGTTTTCTCAAGCGCCCGGCAGGGCAGCCGTGA
- the ilvD gene encoding dihydroxy-acid dehydratase, translated as MDLRVFDKSKLPSRHVTEGTSRAPHRSYLYAMGLTREQIHQPLVGVASCWNEAAPCNISLMRQAQAVKTGVSAAGGTPREFCTITVTDGIAMGHEGMKSSLVSRDVIADSVELTMRGHCYDALVGLAGCDKSLPGMMMAMLRLNVPSIFIYGGSILPGTFKGRPVTVQDLFEAVGKYSVGEMSDEDLDTLETVACPSAGACGAQFTANTMATVSEAIGLALPYSAGAPAPYEIRDRFCSTAGEMVMELVARNLRPRDIVTRKALENAATVVAASGGSTNAALHLPAIANECGIKFDLFDVAEIFHKTPYIADLKPGGKYVAKDMFEAGGVPLLMKTLLDNGFLHGDCLTVTGRTIAENLAKVAWNPDQDVIWPADKPIAPTGGVVGLKGNLAPEGAIVKVAGMAQSELTFRGPALCFDNEEDCFEAVTHRRYQEGCVFVIRYEGPRGGPGMREMLATTAALYGQGMGSKVALVTDGRFSGATRGFCIGHVGPEAALGGPIALVRDGDMIEIDAIKGTIVLQIEDAEFEKRKKEWQPRKTNFGSGALWKYAQLVGPAVTGAVTHPGALSEINVYADI; from the coding sequence ATGGACTTGCGTGTGTTCGACAAAAGTAAGCTTCCCAGCCGCCATGTGACGGAAGGCACATCTCGTGCGCCGCACCGTTCATATTTGTACGCGATGGGGCTGACGCGCGAGCAAATTCACCAGCCCTTGGTCGGCGTGGCGTCTTGTTGGAACGAGGCGGCGCCCTGCAACATCTCATTGATGCGGCAGGCCCAGGCGGTCAAAACGGGGGTTTCCGCGGCGGGGGGTACGCCGCGCGAATTCTGCACGATCACGGTAACGGACGGGATCGCCATGGGGCACGAGGGGATGAAATCATCGCTGGTTTCGCGGGACGTGATTGCCGACTCCGTCGAGCTCACCATGCGCGGACATTGCTATGATGCGCTCGTGGGCCTTGCCGGCTGCGACAAGTCGCTGCCCGGCATGATGATGGCGATGCTGCGTCTCAACGTCCCTTCGATTTTCATCTACGGCGGATCGATCCTGCCCGGCACCTTCAAGGGCCGGCCTGTCACAGTGCAGGACCTTTTCGAGGCGGTCGGGAAATATTCGGTTGGCGAGATGTCGGATGAGGATCTCGACACGCTCGAAACCGTGGCCTGTCCCTCGGCCGGCGCCTGCGGCGCCCAGTTCACCGCCAATACGATGGCAACGGTTTCCGAAGCGATCGGGCTCGCGTTGCCTTATTCCGCCGGCGCGCCCGCGCCCTACGAAATCCGGGACCGCTTCTGCTCGACCGCCGGCGAAATGGTGATGGAGCTGGTGGCCCGGAATCTGCGCCCCCGCGACATCGTCACCCGGAAGGCGCTCGAAAATGCCGCGACGGTCGTGGCTGCGTCCGGCGGGTCCACCAATGCTGCGCTGCATCTGCCGGCAATTGCCAATGAATGCGGCATCAAGTTCGATCTGTTCGACGTCGCCGAAATCTTCCACAAGACGCCGTACATCGCCGACCTCAAGCCCGGCGGCAAATATGTCGCGAAAGACATGTTCGAGGCTGGCGGCGTTCCGCTGCTCATGAAGACGCTTCTGGATAACGGCTTTTTGCATGGCGACTGTCTCACCGTCACAGGTCGGACCATCGCTGAAAATTTGGCGAAAGTTGCCTGGAATCCGGACCAGGACGTTATCTGGCCGGCCGACAAGCCGATCGCGCCGACGGGTGGCGTTGTTGGCCTGAAGGGAAACCTCGCTCCAGAGGGCGCGATCGTGAAAGTCGCCGGTATGGCGCAGTCCGAGCTCACCTTCCGGGGGCCGGCTCTTTGCTTCGACAATGAAGAGGATTGCTTCGAGGCGGTGACCCATCGCCGCTATCAAGAAGGCTGTGTTTTCGTCATCCGCTACGAAGGACCCCGGGGCGGGCCGGGTATGCGGGAAATGCTGGCGACGACGGCGGCGCTCTATGGCCAAGGCATGGGATCGAAAGTGGCTCTCGTAACGGATGGCCGTTTCTCCGGGGCCACCCGCGGATTTTGCATTGGACATGTCGGGCCCGAAGCGGCCCTCGGCGGCCCGATTGCCCTCGTGCGCGACGGCGACATGATCGAGATCGACGCGATCAAGGGAACCATCGTCCTCCAAATAGAGGATGCGGAATTCGAAAAAAGAAAAAAAGAATGGCAACCGCGTAAAACCAATTTCGGTTCCGGCGCGTTATGGAAATATGCACAGCTGGTTGGTCCGGCTGTCACCGGAGCGGTAACGCATCCGGGGGCGTTGAGTGAAATAAATGTTTATGCTGACATCTAG
- a CDS encoding sel1 repeat family protein, with translation MLTSSRIVGIALFGLAVMLPGSRIGAFERADGAGVDKSPLQSFQSPKSALKAGLEGFRSGDSDSALEALKYAAAGGETLARWKLAKMYANGDGVPRDDLKAYEYFSQIVASYDEDDPSRRDVSMVSSAIVAIGVYNLNGIASSKVKPDPSRALEMFRFAATNFGDANAQYNLARMHLDGAGVEKDGREAARWLFLAADKGHLQAEALLGQMLFAGREGIQPQRAQGLMWLTLAREAAVDSKKDKWIIDLYDTAVASANDADRQNALNFLEAYLKRRN, from the coding sequence ATGCTGACATCTAGCCGCATAGTCGGGATTGCGCTTTTTGGCTTGGCAGTCATGCTGCCGGGGTCTCGCATCGGCGCCTTCGAGCGCGCCGACGGGGCTGGCGTGGACAAATCTCCGCTGCAAAGCTTTCAGTCCCCAAAATCGGCGCTGAAGGCGGGCCTGGAAGGTTTCCGCTCAGGCGATTCCGACTCGGCGCTAGAAGCTTTGAAATATGCGGCGGCCGGCGGCGAAACGCTGGCGCGATGGAAGCTCGCCAAAATGTACGCCAACGGCGACGGCGTGCCTCGCGACGACCTCAAGGCCTATGAATATTTCTCACAAATCGTCGCCAGTTACGACGAGGACGACCCGAGCCGGCGGGACGTCTCGATGGTGTCGAGCGCCATTGTCGCGATCGGCGTGTATAATTTGAACGGAATTGCCAGCTCCAAGGTGAAGCCGGATCCGTCGCGCGCGCTTGAAATGTTTCGCTTCGCCGCCACCAATTTTGGCGACGCCAATGCCCAATATAATTTGGCCCGGATGCATCTGGACGGCGCCGGCGTCGAGAAGGATGGCCGCGAGGCGGCCCGCTGGCTTTTCCTTGCTGCCGACAAAGGCCATCTTCAGGCGGAGGCTCTTCTCGGGCAGATGCTTTTTGCAGGCCGCGAAGGCATCCAGCCCCAGCGTGCCCAGGGTCTGATGTGGCTCACCCTGGCGCGGGAAGCGGCGGTCGATTCCAAAAAGGATAAATGGATCATCGATCTTTACGACACGGCTGTGGCTTCCGCGAATGACGCCGATCGTCAAAACGCACTCAATTTCCTCGAAGCCTATCTGAAGCGCCGCAATTAA
- a CDS encoding DUF72 domain-containing protein, translating into MARIRVGIGGWNFVPWRDNFYPRGLPQAQELHYASRHVTAIEINATFYRTQTAQSFRRWAAETPDDFVFAVKAHRLSTHRKQLADSGPAIEHFLSSGLLELGPKLGPVLWQFAATKKFEPEDFEAFLAALAEKDGSQLRHVVEVRHPSFCDPAFVALARRYNTAICIADSDKYPQIADISADFVYARLQRTKASRESGYAGSEIESWSERAQLWAKGGDPKDLQHFATMGAKKLKERDSFIFFISGAKERNPAAACALLERLEQE; encoded by the coding sequence ATGGCGCGGATCAGGGTCGGAATTGGCGGATGGAATTTCGTCCCTTGGCGTGACAACTTCTATCCACGCGGGCTGCCCCAAGCGCAAGAACTGCACTATGCGAGCCGCCACGTTACGGCAATCGAAATCAACGCAACCTTTTACCGGACCCAAACCGCTCAAAGCTTTCGCCGCTGGGCGGCCGAAACCCCGGATGATTTCGTCTTTGCGGTCAAAGCGCATCGACTGAGCACCCATCGTAAGCAGCTTGCGGACTCCGGGCCCGCGATCGAACATTTTCTGTCAAGTGGGTTGCTGGAGCTTGGCCCCAAGCTCGGTCCTGTGCTTTGGCAATTTGCTGCGACGAAAAAATTCGAGCCGGAGGATTTCGAGGCCTTTCTTGCGGCCTTGGCTGAAAAAGATGGCTCACAGCTGCGCCATGTCGTCGAGGTGCGCCACCCAAGTTTCTGCGATCCGGCCTTCGTCGCTTTGGCTCGGCGCTACAACACCGCGATCTGTATTGCTGATTCTGACAAATATCCGCAGATCGCAGATATCAGCGCCGATTTCGTTTATGCCCGTCTGCAACGAACCAAAGCCTCGCGCGAGTCCGGCTATGCGGGAAGCGAGATCGAGTCCTGGTCTGAACGTGCCCAACTATGGGCCAAGGGCGGGGACCCGAAAGACCTTCAGCATTTCGCAACGATGGGGGCCAAAAAGCTGAAGGAGCGCGACAGCTTTATCTTCTTTATCTCCGGCGCCAAGGAACGCAATCCGGCCGCGGCTTGCGCGCTCCTTGAGCGATTGGAGCAAGAATAG